The DNA sequence AAGTACAGCCGCTTTTGCTGGTCCGCCACGCATATGACCAAGAAGCGCAAAAGCCACCTGAATAAAATAGTGACCCGCGCCCGCCCGGTCGAGCAAAGAGCCGAAAAGTACAAACAAGAAGACGAAACTCGTGGAGACACCAAGAGCGATCCCAAACACACCTTCGGTTGTAATCCATAAATGGCTCATGGCACGGGAGAAAGAAGCCCCCTTCCAGGCAATGAGGTCAGGCGCCATATTGCCGAAAAACACATAGGCCAGAAAGATGAGCGCCATCACAGTCAGCGGCGGCCCAAGCGTCCTCCGCGTCGCTTCCAACAACAGCACCAAACCAATCCCCGCCGTCACAAGATCCGCCGTATTGGGCAGACCCGGCCGCGAGGCGAGCGCATCGTTGAAAACAAAGAGGTAAGCCGCAGACACGGCACCGGCGATCCCAAGCATCCAATCCTGAAGCGGCACCCGCTCCCTTGGCGAGCGCTTCAATGCCGGGAAGCTCACAAAGGCCAACAGAAAAGCAAAGGCGAGATGGATCGCCCGCGCTTCTGTGTCGTTCAGAACAGGAATATATCTTGCGACAAGAAAGGGAAGTGGCGAGGCATACCAGAGCTGAAAAAGTGACCACGCAATCGCAATGCCTGCAATCACCTTCCCCGTCGTGCCGTCATGAGTGCGTACGCCGGTTTCAGCCGCAACCAGCTCTTCAGCAACGCTCGGTGATGGGTCGCTCAACGGAAGTCTCCCCGCCTGCGATCCCTATTCAAGAAGCCCGGCTTCTTTATAGTACCGCTCAGCACCAGGGTGGAGGGGCGCAGACAGTGCATTTCGAACCATGCCCTCTTTGGTCAGAACCGCAAAGGCAGGATGCAGTTTCTTGAAATCATCAAAATTCTCAAAGACGGCTTTTACAAGCTGATAGACGATTTCCTCATCCACAGTCGCAGACGTCACAAAAGTTGCTGCCACGCCAAAGGTGGACACATCTTCCGGGTTTCCATTGTACATGCCGCCAGGAATGGTCGCCGGACCATAGAAGCTGTTGTCATTGATCAACTTGTCAACGGCCTCACCGTTCACATTCACAAGCACCGTGTCGCAGGTGGTAGTTGCTTCCTGGATGGAGCCGCTTGGGTGCCCGACAGTAAAGACAATAGCGTCGATTTTATTGTCGCAAAGCGCGAGGGACTGTTCAGCGGATTTAAGCTCAGAGGCCAAGGCAAAGTTTCGGGTTGTCCAGCCAAGGGCCTCCATCACGACTTCCATGGTGGCGCGCTGGCCAGAGCCTGGATTGCCAATATTGACCCGTTTTCCCTCAAGGTCTTCAAAGGAAGTGATTCCCGCATCTGCACGAGCAACCACAGTGAAGGGTTCAGGATGCAGGGAAAACACGGAGCGCAGATCGGAGAAGGCACCCGTCTCAGCAAACTTTGACGTTCCATTATAGGCATGGAACTGCCAATCCGATTGAGCGACACCCATTTCCAGATCGCCCTCGCGGATCGCATTAATGTTGAAGAGCGACCCGCCGGTGCTTTCGACGGAGCAGCGGATGCCATGCGTTTTGCGGTCCTTATTGACCAAACGACAGATTGCACCGCCCGTGGGATAGTAAACGCCAGTAATGCCGCCGGTCCCAACCGTGACAAAAACCCGTTCCGGCTCAGCGTAAGCACCCGTTCCAGCAGCAAAGACCAGCGCCAAAGCGGCCACCCACATCTTCAAACCCGTCACCATCCGGCTCATCACCGCACTCCCTGTTTTACCTAAGCCCGCCCCGCAGATTACTGGGACTCGATCCTGTTGGGTCGCATGGTAAAGCGCCCACGACACAAAACAAGCAAGGAAAAGTGGGAAAAATGGGGCAGTTCACCTGGAACACTTCCTGCAACACACTGCTAGAACGATCTCCGACCGTTCCAAATTGAAACGTTTCGGCGTTTCTGTGTAAGGTTTACCGGACGGGGGTCATGGATAAGTCAGTTGGTAAAGAGTTAGCGTAGATGCAATCCACGACCATTTTCAGACGCCTGTCGGCTCTTCTGCCCGCCATTGTGCTCATTGGCGCGCTTTGTGTGTCATTTTATGACCCGCGCGGTTTGGCGACTGCCCTGTCCAATCAGACATTCGATCTCTATCAGCAGATCAAACCAAGACCATCTGAAGCACAGAAAAGCGTATATGTAGACATCGGACCGGCTTCGTCCGCCCGCTATGGTCATTGGCCCTGGTCGAGAGCCCGCCTGGCAGAACTGGTGGAGGCTGCACGCAACGCCGGCGCAGAGACCGTCGTCCTGGACATGCCACTGCCAGAGGCTGATACGACATCGCCCCGCGAAGCGCTAAAGGTCTGGTCTCCGCTTCCACCAGAAGCGAATGTGACCGCCCTTGCGGCTGCGCTCGCAGAACTTCCAGATCACGACATATTGCTGGTCGAGGCTCTTAAAGCCGGGTCGTCAGTTGTCACGTTGACGCCAGGCAAGGGCGTGACACAAAACGCACCATCTCAAGTCACCGACATTGCAGATATAGGCGGCAACCCGCTGCGCTACGCGCCAAGATATGACAATTGGGTTCCAACGCTTGGCCGTCTGTCCCGAAATGCCGACGGCAACGGGGCAGGATTGCCAAGTCAGCGCCAATCAGATCGGGTACGCAGCATACCGATGCTGACAAATCTCGACGGGAAGCTCTTCCCGGCTTCCACACTAGAGGCACTGCGGGTTCATCAGGCGGCCGACGGATATCAAGCCCGGGTCACAATTCCCGAAGGGGCATTCGTGATCGGCGAACCGGCCGGCCTCGCAGAAGTCACCATCATCGGCACGGACAATAACATCCAAACCCAAGCCGATGGATCTCTGCGCCTCTATTTCCGTTCCATGCCTCAGCAAGCCACATACGAGGCGTGGCGCATCATGAGCGACGCGGAAGCCTTCGACCTTAATGGCAAAATCGCTGTCATCGGCTTCTCCGTAAACGGAGCCGAAAGAACCTATGACACCGTCGTCGGCCCCCTTCCCTCCGGCGCCATTATCGCAGAAGCAATCGATCAGATTGCCTCGAACGCATACCTCGTCCGTCCAGCCTGGGCGCAAAATGCCGAGCTCGCGTTCCTGGCACTTATCGGGATCATTACGATGATCCTGGTTATCCGAAAACGAGCTGGTTGGGGCTTTGTGTTCATGGTGCTAAGCCTTAGCGCCGCAGGCTATGGCGCATGGTACCTGTTCGACACCGAGGGATGGCTTCTGGACCCGACGTTCCCCGCAGCCTCACTCGCCGCGATTTTCTTCACCACAACATTGGTGAACCGGTTCCGCATCGAGGCAGAGACGCGTTTCATAGAAAACCAAATGACCCGTCGCCTCTCCTCAAAAGCCCTTGCAAAGGTCGTCCGCAATCCAAAACTGATCCCGCAACAAGGGGAGCAACGCACAGTCACATCTCTTGCCGTTGGCTTGCGCGGTTTCAACGTGATAGCAGACCGGTACTTGGAAGACCCAGTGGCCTACGCAGATATTCTGAACCGCTTCTTTTCGCCACTTACGAAAACTGTTCATGACCGCAAAGGCATGGTCGACAGGTATACCGGCGATACCATGATGGCTGTGTGGAACGCGCCTTTGAGTGAACCCGACCATGCAATGAAAGCCTGCGATGCCGCACTTTTAATGCGCGAACAGCTGGATACGCTAAACGAATTTTTGGAAGAAGACGCCAGACGACACAATCTGAGCCACATTCCGCTTTCGGTCAGCATCGGTGTCGAGTCCGGCTCCGCAATCATTGGCAATATGGGCGCTACCCAAAGCTACGATTATGGTGTCCTTGGAGAACCGGTCAGCATCGCCCATTATCTGCGCCACCATGCGATCAATTATGGACCGGCTGTGATTGTCGGCGATGGCTTCAAAGACGCTGTCGGCGACAAGTTTGCCCTGCTTGAGGTGGATCTCGTGTCGACGCCTCGCCATCCCGACGGCTGGCGCGCTTATGCCCTGCTCGGCGATTCCATCGTACGGGCGAGCCCCAAATTCAGAGCGCTTGAGGATGGTCACCGGAAACTCTTCGATGCTTATCGGAACCAGCGGTGGGAAGCCGCTCGTGAAGCTCTCGGTCACTGCCGCGGCCTCAACGGCTCAATCTCGACGCTTTATGATTTCTATGAAGCGCGGATCAAGCAAATGGAAAACGAGTCGCCTGGCCCGAATTGGAATGGGTCCTATTATGCAGGCCGTTTCTAACGCAATCTGAACAAATCACTTGGCGGCGCGGTGATGCGCCGCCATGATCCCGCCCCATGACACGTCTGACTTGCAGCATTGAAACCTGGCCGTTGGCCTCCGCGTTTAACATTTCCCGTGGCGCCAAAACGGAAGCCCATGTCGTCGTTGCAACATTGCAAGATGGTGACAAGGTCGGACGCGGCGAATGCGTCCCCTATGCCCGCTATGGAGAAACGCTGGAAGGTGTCGTGGAGACCATCAACAATCTCTCACCTTCTGTTGAACAAGGCCTGAGCCGAACCGACCTTCAACTCACCTTGCCCCCAGGCGCGGCACGCAACGCAATCGACTGTGCGTTCTGGGACCTTGAGGCCAAACGTGCGAGCAAACGTGTAGCAGACCTGATCGGGGTGACACCAGCGCCGCTCACAACCGCTTTCTCTCTTAGTCTTGACGATCCCGATCAAATGGCTATCGCGGCGGCGGCGGCTGCAGCTCGCCCGCTCCTCAAAATCAAATTGGGTGGTGAGGGGGATGAGAAACGCATCGCAGCAGTTCGTGCAGCTGCGCCCGGCGCAAAGCTGATCATCGACGCCAATGAGGGATGGACACCTGATAGCCTCATCAACAATGTGGAGACGATGGCCAGGTATGGCGTCTCCCTGATCGAACAGCCATTGCCTGCAGGAGACGATGAGCTTTTGCGGTCTTATGACAGCCCGGTCCCCCTCTGCGCGGATGAGTCCTGTCATGGCATTGCCTCGCTTGCCCCCCTTGTTGGGCTTTATGACGCCGTCAATATCAAGCTCGACAAAACCGGCGGCCTCACAGAAGCAATCGCCACGGCACTCGCAGCACGCGACATTGGCTTTGACATAATGGTGGGCTGTATGGTGGGCACGTCCCTTGGTATGGCACCAGCAATGCTGGTTGCTCAACCAAAAGACCTAGTCGATTTGGATGGCCCCCTCCTGCTGAAGGACGACCGCCAACCAGGCATCACTTTCCAGGAGAGCGACATGCTGCCCTTCAGCGCTGATGTGTGGGGATAAGCGCGACATTTGCGCCGGCGCACGGCGAATTGATCACTTTATACTCGTATGAACTGGGTTCCCCGCCTAAACTCCCGCACAACGACAAACAACAAATTGATCTAGGCGATGAAACTCCGCGTGACCTCCACGACGGCTGCTCTGCTAGCAGTCGTTCTTTTGACTTTGCCAAAATCGGCGCTGGCTGAAAATGAGCCAGGCGGACGCCCAGCTTCACTTGTGCAGGTGGATGCTGTGATCAATGAGCCCTTTGGCCAGACTGCCCCCGTC is a window from the Rhodobiaceae bacterium genome containing:
- the ycjG gene encoding L-Ala-D/L-Glu epimerase gives rise to the protein MTRLTCSIETWPLASAFNISRGAKTEAHVVVATLQDGDKVGRGECVPYARYGETLEGVVETINNLSPSVEQGLSRTDLQLTLPPGAARNAIDCAFWDLEAKRASKRVADLIGVTPAPLTTAFSLSLDDPDQMAIAAAAAAARPLLKIKLGGEGDEKRIAAVRAAAPGAKLIIDANEGWTPDSLINNVETMARYGVSLIEQPLPAGDDELLRSYDSPVPLCADESCHGIASLAPLVGLYDAVNIKLDKTGGLTEAIATALAARDIGFDIMVGCMVGTSLGMAPAMLVAQPKDLVDLDGPLLLKDDRQPGITFQESDMLPFSADVWG
- a CDS encoding NMT1-like family protein, coding for MSRMVTGLKMWVAALALVFAAGTGAYAEPERVFVTVGTGGITGVYYPTGGAICRLVNKDRKTHGIRCSVESTGGSLFNINAIREGDLEMGVAQSDWQFHAYNGTSKFAETGAFSDLRSVFSLHPEPFTVVARADAGITSFEDLEGKRVNIGNPGSGQRATMEVVMEALGWTTRNFALASELKSAEQSLALCDNKIDAIVFTVGHPSGSIQEATTTCDTVLVNVNGEAVDKLINDNSFYGPATIPGGMYNGNPEDVSTFGVAATFVTSATVDEEIVYQLVKAVFENFDDFKKLHPAFAVLTKEGMVRNALSAPLHPGAERYYKEAGLLE
- the cyaA gene encoding adenylate cyclase 1, coding for MQSTTIFRRLSALLPAIVLIGALCVSFYDPRGLATALSNQTFDLYQQIKPRPSEAQKSVYVDIGPASSARYGHWPWSRARLAELVEAARNAGAETVVLDMPLPEADTTSPREALKVWSPLPPEANVTALAAALAELPDHDILLVEALKAGSSVVTLTPGKGVTQNAPSQVTDIADIGGNPLRYAPRYDNWVPTLGRLSRNADGNGAGLPSQRQSDRVRSIPMLTNLDGKLFPASTLEALRVHQAADGYQARVTIPEGAFVIGEPAGLAEVTIIGTDNNIQTQADGSLRLYFRSMPQQATYEAWRIMSDAEAFDLNGKIAVIGFSVNGAERTYDTVVGPLPSGAIIAEAIDQIASNAYLVRPAWAQNAELAFLALIGIITMILVIRKRAGWGFVFMVLSLSAAGYGAWYLFDTEGWLLDPTFPAASLAAIFFTTTLVNRFRIEAETRFIENQMTRRLSSKALAKVVRNPKLIPQQGEQRTVTSLAVGLRGFNVIADRYLEDPVAYADILNRFFSPLTKTVHDRKGMVDRYTGDTMMAVWNAPLSEPDHAMKACDAALLMREQLDTLNEFLEEDARRHNLSHIPLSVSIGVESGSAIIGNMGATQSYDYGVLGEPVSIAHYLRHHAINYGPAVIVGDGFKDAVGDKFALLEVDLVSTPRHPDGWRAYALLGDSIVRASPKFRALEDGHRKLFDAYRNQRWEAAREALGHCRGLNGSISTLYDFYEARIKQMENESPGPNWNGSYYAGRF